The following proteins come from a genomic window of Populus alba chromosome 12, ASM523922v2, whole genome shotgun sequence:
- the LOC118032715 gene encoding uncharacterized protein, which produces MVKLASARESRMYGPRLSKNRAEYMNAGLYVFATVVLICGFVAELSKETKPGLVLLLIALLLITVVNLHDLVAHLAGIDYRLRLMAYDTQLALVEFAVPVIQALGALLSFLGILFLFIQEYKGYGHFKLERHALNLLVAGPAFWVLGSLHNSCQIYERADGHVQILQQSVHIPFLIGSSLFLVGSILNIREHAGWGHHGLELLGKAWVWIGIFGSLMFFIGGLTNVVKVFEMQQIDGLRLEKLRGGAQERLRRERDGQAPLILAEERRGKMIAGETRAAPLPAPTPYKDVLVGQS; this is translated from the exons ATGGTGAAGCTAGCATCAGCTAGAGAGAGTCGAATGTATGGGCCAAGGCTATCTAAAAACAGGGCAGAATACATGAACGCAGGGCTCTATGTGTTTGCAACTGTTGTGCTTATTTGTGGGTTTGTGGCTGAATTGTCAAAGGAAACCAAACCAGGTCTTGTGCTTTTGCTCATAGCTCTCTTACTTATTACGGTGGTCAATCTTCATGATCTTGTTGCCCATCTAGCCGGGATTGATTATCGGTTGCGTCTGATGGCGTATGACACCCAGCTTGCACTAGTTGAATTTGCTGTTCCTGTGATTCAGGCCTTGGGagctttgctttctttcttgggtattctttttctttttattcag GAATACAAAGGATATGGTCACTTCAAACTGGAAAGGCATGCTTTAAACTTGCTTGTCGCAGGACCAGCTTTCTGGGTGCTTGGATCCTTACACAACTCATGTCAAATATATGAAAGAGCTGATGGGCATGTGCAAATCTTGCAACAGAGTGTCCACATCCCGTTTTTAATAGGAAGTTCGTTGTTCTTGGTGGGATCCATTCTCAATATTCGTGAGCACGCAGGATGGGGTCACCATGGACTGGAATTAttg GGCAAGGCTTGGGTCTGGATAGGCATCTTTGGAAGTCTAATGTTCTTTATTGGGGGTTTAACAAATGTGGTCAAAGTGTTCGAGATGCAGCAAATTGATGGACTCAGGTTAGAGAAATTGCGAGGAGGAGCTCAAGAGCGTTTGAGACGAGAGAGGGACGGCCAGGCACCGCTAATCCTAGCGGAGGAGAGGAGGGGGAAAATGATAGCCGGAGAAACAAGAGCAGCGCCTCTTCCTGCACCAACTCCTTACAAGGATGTACTTGTTGGCCAGTCTTGA